In the genome of Gemmatimonadota bacterium, one region contains:
- a CDS encoding amidohydrolase — MTTLGNFCVHTATTRLTIGLAYFLAASSPTLAQSVAPAPDSVTVFIAKQIHTMERAAPTAQAVAVAGRRIVAVGSLAAVRRSLGARAYRVDSTFREKTVFPGFIDQHLHPILGALTMTTEIIAPEDWVLPTRTYKAARSPAEYRERLRAAHVAFTDTTRWLTSWGYHALWHGPISRAFLDSISTTRPILIWQRSVHEFYLNSAAINALGLTDSSMHGHGRASEMYDWAQGHWWESGTNLIMAPALKVLAAPFRVTAGLKQMIAMLHARGVTAFNEPGIIVTPEMWKLYQFMLGAEDTPFYSYFFPDARQQVDNGIPVERAIADAERQVAMAPEGKVSFFPKTIKLFADGAIVSQLMQMKDGYLDGHSGEWMMTPAALEERARLYWNAGYQLHIHVTGDGGLDVVLGVLEKLQREHPRTDHRTVIVHFANSTEAQVKRIKAVGAIVSANPYYPVGFADEYTKVGLGGARADVMSRAKSVLDAGIPLSFHSDLPIAPSDPLFLAWSAVNRVTASGRVAAPEQRISVMDAMRGITIEAAYSWRKEADLGSIAVGKIANFTVLDRDPFVVDPITLKDIPVWGTVFEGRVFPVPVRR, encoded by the coding sequence ATGACAACTCTCGGAAACTTCTGTGTGCACACGGCGACCACGCGCCTGACCATCGGCCTGGCGTACTTCCTCGCGGCCTCATCACCGACACTCGCGCAGTCGGTTGCTCCGGCGCCAGACTCCGTGACCGTCTTTATTGCGAAGCAGATTCACACCATGGAACGCGCCGCTCCCACGGCGCAGGCTGTCGCGGTGGCAGGCAGGCGCATTGTTGCCGTAGGATCGCTCGCCGCCGTACGCCGCTCGCTCGGCGCGCGCGCGTACCGAGTGGACTCCACCTTCCGCGAGAAAACCGTCTTCCCCGGATTCATCGACCAGCACCTGCATCCCATTCTCGGTGCGCTCACGATGACCACCGAGATCATCGCGCCGGAAGACTGGGTGCTGCCCACCCGAACGTATAAAGCCGCACGTTCGCCCGCCGAGTATCGCGAGAGACTGCGCGCGGCGCATGTGGCGTTTACTGATACCACACGTTGGCTCACCTCGTGGGGCTATCACGCGCTCTGGCATGGGCCAATCAGCCGCGCCTTTCTCGATTCCATTAGCACCACGCGCCCCATCTTGATCTGGCAGCGGTCGGTGCACGAGTTCTATCTCAACAGCGCCGCCATCAACGCGCTTGGGCTCACCGATTCGTCGATGCACGGACACGGCCGCGCGAGCGAGATGTACGACTGGGCGCAGGGCCATTGGTGGGAGAGCGGCACCAATCTTATTATGGCGCCCGCGCTCAAGGTGCTCGCCGCGCCTTTCCGCGTGACCGCCGGCCTCAAGCAGATGATTGCAATGCTCCACGCGCGCGGCGTCACGGCCTTCAACGAACCAGGGATTATTGTCACGCCGGAGATGTGGAAGCTGTATCAGTTCATGCTCGGCGCCGAGGATACGCCGTTTTATTCGTATTTCTTTCCCGACGCGCGGCAACAAGTAGACAACGGAATTCCCGTGGAGCGCGCCATTGCCGACGCCGAACGGCAAGTGGCGATGGCGCCTGAGGGAAAAGTGAGCTTTTTTCCCAAGACCATCAAACTGTTTGCGGACGGTGCGATTGTGTCGCAGTTGATGCAAATGAAGGACGGCTACCTCGACGGCCACAGCGGCGAGTGGATGATGACGCCGGCGGCACTTGAGGAGCGTGCACGCCTGTACTGGAATGCCGGCTATCAACTGCACATTCACGTCACCGGCGACGGTGGCCTCGACGTCGTGCTCGGCGTGCTCGAAAAACTGCAACGCGAGCATCCGCGCACCGACCACCGCACGGTGATCGTGCACTTTGCAAACAGCACCGAAGCGCAGGTCAAGCGCATTAAAGCCGTCGGCGCAATTGTGAGCGCGAATCCGTACTACCCCGTGGGCTTTGCCGACGAATACACCAAGGTGGGTCTCGGCGGTGCGCGCGCGGATGTGATGTCGCGCGCCAAGTCGGTGCTCGACGCCGGCATCCCGCTGAGTTTTCACTCTGACTTACCGATAGCTCCCTCCGATCCACTCTTTCTCGCCTGGAGCGCAGTGAACCGCGTCACGGCGAGCGGGCGGGTGGCGGCGCCGGAGCAGCGGATTTCGGTGATGGACGCGATGCGCGGCATCACGATTGAAGCGGCCTACTCGTGGCGCAAGGAAGCTGATCTGGGGAGCATCGCCGTGGGGAAGATTGCGAACTTCACCGTGCTCGATCGCGATCCATTTGTGGTGGATCCGATCACGCTCAAAGACATCCCCGTGTGGGGGACGGTGTTTGAGGGGCGGGTGTTTCCGGTGCCGGTGCGGCGGTAA
- a CDS encoding FAD/NAD(P)-binding oxidoreductase: MTRRHVLVGSGVAALAAAESIRQADSRAVITMVSAEDVPFYSRPALAYLLTNELPESQLSIRSEREVAALGIDRVTGIAEGLDAAAHELALSGGRRISYDRLLIATGAASIQADFPGAELDGAVHVDGLSEARDFVTRARRARAAVVVGGGSTAIELVEALHACGVETHYLMRGSRYWSKVFDAVESAIIEAQLIEQGVQLHRGCTVREAVGAKGVLTGVNTVDGRHIPCDLLAVAVGIRPRLELARAGGVATERGILTNEYLETSAADVYAAGDVAQIYDPVTRMAQLDTLWASALAQGTTAGLNMSGVRVAHRKRAPMNVTRLGGITVTIVGQVGASDDPDLLTLTRGQSERWMTDTDSWSVSGARTGDRLRVIVSGRVIVGAVVVGDQRVSRPLAHLVGEAVDISQLRPMLDANPNDAMDLLLSFCDAHVSDRTADHY; encoded by the coding sequence GTGACGCGCCGCCACGTGCTGGTGGGATCGGGCGTAGCGGCATTGGCGGCGGCTGAGTCAATTCGGCAGGCGGATAGTCGCGCGGTCATCACCATGGTGAGCGCCGAGGACGTGCCCTTTTATTCGCGTCCCGCGCTGGCGTATCTGCTGACGAACGAACTGCCCGAGTCGCAGCTCAGTATCCGGTCGGAGCGTGAGGTTGCGGCGTTGGGAATTGATCGCGTCACCGGGATTGCCGAAGGGCTGGATGCGGCCGCTCACGAACTCGCGCTTTCTGGCGGCCGTCGCATTTCGTACGATCGGTTGCTCATCGCCACCGGTGCGGCGTCGATTCAAGCGGACTTCCCGGGTGCTGAGCTCGATGGCGCGGTGCACGTAGACGGTTTGAGCGAGGCGCGGGATTTTGTGACGCGCGCACGGCGCGCGCGCGCGGCAGTGGTGGTTGGAGGCGGGAGTACGGCGATTGAGCTGGTGGAAGCCCTGCATGCCTGCGGTGTGGAAACGCATTACCTCATGCGCGGCTCGCGCTACTGGTCAAAAGTGTTCGACGCTGTGGAGTCGGCGATCATCGAGGCACAGCTGATCGAGCAAGGCGTGCAGTTGCATCGCGGCTGCACGGTGCGGGAGGCGGTGGGTGCGAAGGGTGTGCTCACCGGCGTCAATACCGTTGACGGCCGTCATATTCCCTGCGACCTCCTCGCCGTAGCGGTGGGCATTCGGCCGCGGCTTGAGCTCGCGCGCGCTGGAGGAGTCGCCACGGAGCGCGGCATTCTCACGAATGAATATCTCGAGACCAGTGCGGCCGATGTGTATGCCGCTGGTGACGTGGCGCAGATATACGATCCCGTGACGCGCATGGCGCAGCTCGACACGCTCTGGGCGAGCGCGCTCGCACAGGGCACCACCGCCGGTCTCAATATGTCCGGCGTTCGCGTGGCGCATCGCAAACGGGCGCCTATGAACGTCACGCGCCTCGGCGGCATCACGGTGACGATTGTCGGTCAGGTTGGGGCATCCGACGATCCGGACCTGCTCACCCTCACGCGCGGGCAGAGTGAACGCTGGATGACCGACACCGACTCCTGGAGCGTAAGCGGAGCCCGAACCGGCGATCGCCTGCGGGTGATTGTGAGTGGACGCGTTATTGTTGGCGCCGTGGTGGTGGGTGACCAGCGCGTGTCGCGACCGCTCGCGCATCTCGTCGGCGAAGCGGTCGACATCTCGCAGTTGCGCCCTATGCTCGACGCCAATCCCAACGACGCAATGGATTTACTGCTCTCTTTCTGTGACGCCCATGTCAGCGACCGAACCGCGGACCACTACTGA
- a CDS encoding amidohydrolase family protein codes for MNPFGILLGLGALALSLLTPARSEAQGSAHGANVQAAVSRATGARLVPFADVTDSLRLYYVGRPVGWERYTWATHDEGTRLVADFDYVDRGRRNHMGATLSLGADMQPQSLEVARVTDSARTVTVRVDVQGDRATVLHNGAITQATLPAVSFALAPYQPVSQHLALVRYWLSHGRPLRLAVVPGGPLNAVTIKRSGLDTLASAGAPLVLTRYSIDGVVWGLEHLWLDADGRLAMFASAAGGLSFKAVRAALVPSVEALMEVASRAAMVDLVAVSHRTSPIARGAVAFVGATLVDGTGSAAVPNATVVVVQGRIVAAGPSAGITVPVNARRIDVRGKTIIPGLWDSHAHLHQLEWVPVYLAAGVTTVRDMGNELAFLTALRRTVTSGRAYGPTILAAGLIDGPGPNAFGALSAETPDEGRAIVRRYHTLGFEQMKLYSLLSPAVVGAVCDEAHKLGMTVTGHVPTSLTLLAAVDSGMDQVAHQPIRGELGSDSLQRTIAYLARKGTVVDPTSSWGEIGGHAQSEPLQSFQPVTALLPVTFLQSRAAGWGVAGSDTAAAHSRLARSLAVTKALHDAGVPIVAGTDEGVPGFSLYRELELYVKAGFTPMEALRAATAIPARAAHMASEVGTVEVGKRADLLVLDANPLDNIANIRTVRLVMARGVVFESAALFRAIGFMGAR; via the coding sequence ATGAATCCCTTTGGCATTCTGCTGGGCCTCGGTGCCCTCGCGCTTTCGTTGCTGACTCCCGCGCGCTCCGAAGCGCAGGGCTCAGCGCATGGGGCCAACGTCCAGGCCGCGGTTTCGCGCGCGACTGGCGCGCGCCTTGTTCCGTTCGCCGATGTCACCGACTCGCTGCGCCTCTACTATGTGGGGCGCCCAGTGGGGTGGGAGCGCTATACGTGGGCAACTCACGACGAAGGGACGCGACTGGTTGCGGACTTTGACTACGTCGACCGCGGTCGCCGGAATCACATGGGCGCGACGCTCTCTCTTGGCGCCGATATGCAACCGCAGTCACTCGAGGTTGCGCGCGTGACCGACAGTGCGCGCACCGTGACGGTGCGGGTGGATGTGCAGGGCGATCGGGCCACGGTGCTCCATAACGGCGCGATCACGCAGGCCACGTTGCCCGCTGTCTCGTTTGCGCTCGCGCCATATCAGCCCGTGTCGCAGCATCTGGCGCTCGTGCGGTATTGGCTGTCGCATGGCCGTCCCCTGCGTCTGGCTGTGGTGCCTGGCGGTCCGCTGAACGCGGTCACGATCAAGCGCAGCGGCCTCGACACGCTGGCGAGCGCGGGCGCGCCCCTTGTGCTCACGCGGTATTCCATCGATGGCGTGGTGTGGGGACTCGAGCATCTCTGGCTCGACGCCGATGGCCGATTGGCGATGTTCGCCTCCGCCGCTGGTGGACTGTCGTTCAAGGCGGTCCGTGCCGCGTTGGTACCGAGCGTGGAAGCGTTGATGGAAGTTGCGTCCCGTGCCGCCATGGTGGATCTCGTTGCCGTCTCGCACCGCACGTCGCCCATCGCGCGCGGCGCCGTAGCGTTTGTAGGGGCCACGCTCGTCGATGGCACTGGGAGCGCCGCGGTACCGAACGCGACGGTGGTGGTGGTGCAGGGACGGATTGTGGCGGCGGGCCCGAGTGCGGGCATCACGGTACCTGTCAACGCTAGACGCATTGATGTGCGCGGCAAGACGATCATTCCCGGATTGTGGGATAGTCACGCGCATTTGCATCAACTGGAATGGGTGCCCGTGTATCTCGCCGCAGGCGTGACGACCGTGCGGGATATGGGGAACGAACTGGCCTTTCTCACCGCGTTGCGGCGCACCGTCACGTCGGGGCGTGCATACGGCCCGACCATCCTCGCGGCCGGACTCATCGACGGCCCGGGCCCGAACGCGTTTGGCGCGCTGAGTGCCGAGACGCCCGACGAAGGGCGTGCGATCGTGCGACGGTACCACACCCTCGGCTTCGAGCAGATGAAGCTCTACTCGTTGCTGTCTCCTGCCGTCGTGGGCGCGGTGTGTGATGAAGCCCACAAGCTCGGGATGACCGTCACCGGACACGTTCCGACATCGCTGACGCTCCTGGCCGCGGTGGATTCGGGGATGGATCAGGTGGCCCATCAACCGATTCGCGGTGAGCTTGGGAGCGACTCCCTCCAGCGCACGATTGCGTATCTCGCGCGCAAAGGAACCGTGGTTGATCCGACGTCGTCGTGGGGCGAAATCGGAGGACATGCGCAGTCGGAGCCGTTGCAAAGTTTTCAGCCGGTCACTGCGTTGCTGCCCGTGACCTTTCTGCAATCGCGCGCTGCGGGATGGGGCGTTGCCGGATCCGATACCGCCGCCGCGCACAGTCGACTGGCCAGATCACTCGCCGTGACCAAGGCGCTGCACGATGCCGGTGTGCCCATCGTTGCGGGTACCGACGAGGGTGTTCCAGGGTTTAGCCTCTATCGCGAACTTGAACTCTATGTGAAAGCGGGATTCACTCCGATGGAAGCGTTGCGTGCTGCGACCGCGATACCGGCACGAGCCGCGCACATGGCGAGTGAGGTTGGCACGGTAGAGGTCGGTAAGCGCGCCGATTTGCTGGTGCTCGACGCCAATCCGCTCGACAACATTGCAAACATTCGCACTGTCCGTCTGGTGATGGCGCGCGGTGTGGTATTCGAGAGCGCGGCGCTGTTTCGCGCCATCGGGTTTATGGGGGCACGCTAA
- a CDS encoding 4Fe-4S binding protein, translating to MTGTSPLSSPLSRWLGSSGSELPMDAERVRLLATGLVVAEPGRCVQCGICSHNCPSGIDVRAVARVAGAVTDARCVLCGSCVARCPRGTLSFTLLRRWT from the coding sequence ATGACTGGAACATCGCCACTCAGTTCGCCACTCTCACGCTGGCTTGGCTCGTCTGGCAGTGAGCTGCCGATGGATGCAGAGCGCGTGCGTCTGCTGGCGACTGGCCTCGTGGTGGCAGAGCCCGGCCGATGTGTGCAGTGCGGTATCTGCTCGCACAACTGTCCTTCTGGCATCGACGTGCGCGCCGTCGCCCGCGTTGCAGGAGCGGTCACCGACGCACGGTGCGTGCTCTGCGGGAGTTGTGTCGCGCGCTGCCCGCGCGGAACGCTGAGCTTTACCCTGTTGCGGCGTTGGACGTGA